GGGCAACCTCTGGGTGATGGGCGACCACCGCGAGGTCTCCTACGACTCCCGCCAGCACCGCGGCGACCCCGGCGGCGGCGCCATCCCCGAGAACCGCGTGATCGGCCGCGCCTTCGTCGTCGTCTGGCCCGTCGACCGCGTCGACACCCTCCCCATCCCCAAGACCTTCGAACAACCCGCCCTCAGCGCCGCCGCCGCCCTCCTCCCGGCCACCCCCCTGGCACTCGGCCTCATCGGCGCCCTCCCCATCACCTGGCTACGCCGCCGCCTCCGCACCCACCACCCCTGACCCGTCCCCGACGGCCCGAGGCGCCCACCCGCAACCCGACGACGCGGCAACCCCACCTTCCCGCTCCCCGTTCCCGCCGGTGCGAGACGGGCGGACCCGGGGCTGGGAATGCGGTTCCCATCGTCTGGCAGCGCCTCGGTTTTGCGTCCACCGTTCTCGACGGCGTGGCGTCCGTGCGGGACGGGCGGGTCCGGGGTTGGGAATGTGGTTCCCGTCGTCTGGCTGCGTCTCGGTTTTGCGTCCACCGTTCTCGAGGGCGTGGCGTCGGTGCGGACGGGCGTCTGGGGGCGTGGAGCGCGGTTCCCGCCATCTGGCTTCGTCTCGGCCTCCGCGTCCGAGTCGGTGCGGAAGGGCCTCGCGGCTCCGGCCCCCGTCGGCGCGGGTGGTCGTGCAGTTCCCATGACCTGGCTGCGCCACTGCTTTCGCGTCCGTCGCCCTTGACAGCGTGGGCGTCGGTCGGGGCTTGCGTGGTCTGTTGTTGCGGTTCCCGTCACCTGGCTTCGTCTCGGCTGTCGCGCCCGCGGCTCGTGACCGCGTCCGCGTCAGGGCCGGTCGCGTGGGCCCGGCGGTGCGGTTCCCGTGACCTGGCCTGCGTCGCGGCTTTCGCGCTCGCCTTTCCTGACCGCGTCCGTGCCGGTGCAGGTGGCGTCTGGGTGCTTGGAGTGCGGTTCCGGTGACTTGGCAACGTCTCGGCCCCACGTCCGCCGTTCTGCGTCCGAGTCGGTGCGGGTGGGCGTCTACGGCTCCTGACCCCCGTCGGCGTTGGTCAGGGTGTGCGGGGTTTGGTGGTGCCGTTCCAGTGACCTGGCTGCGTTGCGGACTCCGTGCTCGCCGTTCCTGACCGCGTCCGAGCCGGTGCGAGTGGGCGCTTGGGGTGCGGTTCCCATCTTCTGGCTGCGTCACGGCGTTCGTGTCCACCGTTCTGCGGCTGCGGCTGCGGCTGTGTCGGTGCCGGCGGGCGTCTCCGGCTCCTGACCCCGTCGGCGTCGATCGGGGTGTGCGTGGTTTGGCGGTGCGGTTTCCGTGGCCTGGCCTGCGTCGCGGCTTTCGCGCTCGCCTTTCCTGACCGCGTCCGTGCCGGTGCGGGTGTGCGTGTGGGTGCTTGGAGTGCGGTTCCGGTGACTTGGCAACGTCTCGGCCCCACGTCCACCGTTCTGCGTCCGTGCCGGTGCGGGAGGGCGTCTGCGGCGCCTGAGCCCGTCGGCGTCGGTCGGGGTGTGCGGGGCTTGGTGGTGCGGTTTCCGTGATCTGGCCTGCGTCGCGGTTCTTGCGCTCGCCTTTCCTGACCGCGTCCGTGCCGGTGTGGGGTGGGCGTGTGGGTGCTTGGGGTGCGGTTTTCTTCATCTGGCTGCGTCTAGGCCTTCGCGTACACCGTTCCTGCCTGTGCCTGTGCCTGTGCCGGTAGGCGGGTGTGGCTTGGTGGTGCCGTTCCAGTGACCTGGTTGCGTTGCGGACTCCGTGCTCTCCGTTCCTGGCTGTTTTCGCGACGGTCGGGCGGGTGTGTGCGGTCTGGCTGGGTCGGCCTTTGGGGCCGTCGTTCCTGACCCCGGCGGCGACGGGCGGGTGGGTGTCCGCGTTCTGAACGTCCGCGCTGCGAGAGCATCCGGCAGAACGTACGCTTCGGTGCATGATGAGGCGTCCGCTCCGGTTCACGCCCCGACGGGATGCGGGGTTGTACGGGCTCGAACGTGCCCTCGAGCATGCCGGGTTCAGCCCGGTGGCGGGCGTGGACGAGGCGGGGAGGGGGGCGTGTGCGGGTCCCCTGGTCATCGGGGCGGCGATCCTGCCCTCGGGGCGGCGCGGGGTGATCGACGGGCTGACCGACTCCAAGCTGCTGACGCCCCGCCGCCGAGAGCTGATCTACGCCGAGATCGTCGACCGGGCGGTCGCCTGGTCGGCGCTGGTCGTCCCTCGCCATGACATCGACCGGATCGGCCTCCACCGTTGCAACATCACGGGGATGCGACGGGCCCTCGTGGCGTTGGACACCAGGCCCGCCTACGTCCTCAGCGACGGCTTCCGCGTTCCCGGGCTGGACGTTCCCGGTCTGGCCGTGCCGAAGGGCGACCGCACCGCGGCGTGCGTGGCGGCGGCCTCGGTGATCGCCAAGGTCACCCGGGATCGTCTCATGGTCCTGCTCCACGAGCGCTTTCCCCAGTACGGCTTCGCCGAGCACAAGGGCTACATCACCCGCGAGCACACGGCGGCGCTAGTGGCCCACGGGCCGTGTCCCGAGCACCGTATGTCATTCGTGAACGTGGCCCGGGTGCGGAACAACGGGTCGGCGGCCGACGTGTTCGACCTGGCGGGGGAGGGCGTGCGGGCCTGAACGCCGGCGGACGGGCGGTGCTCCGGCCGGGACCGTATCCTCGGGCTTCCCCAGTGGAGGGCGCGCTGTTGCCGATCCTTCCTGCGTGGGGGCCGAGGAAATGCTTCCTAGGCACTCCCCGCGAGGCGGGAGGGACGCCGTTGTCGCGGCTGCGCGCGAGCCGAGGAGCACTGCTCTCCAGCTTCCCGAGCGGGAGGGTGCGGTGTTTCGGCCCTGCCTCGCGGGACGGCTTTGCCTGACGGGACGCAGGCACTCTCTCAGACGTCCGCGCTGGTGGTAGCCGCTCCACAGCAGCGCCTGGCTTGCTGGTCGGGAACGCCATCGATGACGCGGGTCGACTCCCGGGTCCGACGAGCCCAGTACGGCGATCTCCGCTTCCCGCCTCCGCCTCCTCCCGCCTCCGCCTCCTCCCGCCTCCGGCCCCCGTCTCCGCCTCTCGCCTCCGCCCTCGCCTCCGACTCTTCCTCCGACTCTTCCTCCGACTCCGCCTCCGGCGGCAGCGGCGGCGGTGGCGGCGTGGCAGCACCGTCGTGAGGGTGGCGCGCAGGTCCGATGACGTGTCCAGACGCCGTCACGGCACCGAGCCCGACTTCACCAGCCCGGGCCGCAGCCCGCGGCGGTCCAGCGCCTCGAGCGTGACCAGGCTGGTGAGGGCTTCCTCGTCCCGCAACTTTGATGCCACCGGCCCTCCGGTGACCGACCAGATCGCCTGCTCGGCGTTGGTCGTCGTCCGAGCACCGGCTCCGACCACACCTGATCAGTCCCTCCCTCGCTCGTCTTCCGCGAACTCCAATACCCTCTAGGGAGAAGGGTGGCCACCGTCACGGAGAGGCGGCGGGCATCAGCGGATGTTCAATGGTGTTGAGGCGCGACACGGGGCGATCGGGGGCGAAATGCCTGGTGAGATGGCTCCTGTCGGACGTACGGGGGAGAAGTAGTGTCTGCTGACGACTTGGAGCAGTACGAGACCGAGATGGAGCTGCAGCTCTATCGCGAGTACCGCGACGTCGTCGGCCTCTTCACCTACGTGGTCGAGACCGAGCGTCGGTTCTACCTCACCAATACCGTCGACCTCCAGGTCCGCAGCACTGAGAACGGAGAGGTCTTCTTCGAGGTCACCATGCAGGACGCATGGGTCTGGGACATGTACCGCCCGGCCCGCTTCGTCAAGAACGTCCGCGTCGTCACCTTCAAGGACGTGAACGTCGAGGAACTGGCCAAGAGCGACCTGGAGCTCCCCGCCAACGGCTGACCTGCCCGCGGGCCCACCACCGCACAACCCCCCTCGATGGCCTCACCGACCCCTTCAACCCACACCTTGAACGCACACCGCCCGTGTTCCGGCTGGCCACCCGCGCCGAACTCCGCGACGACCTCGCCGACCCTGTCCCTCCTCGCCGGGGTGCGCTCTCCACAAGGCATCCGGGTGTCCCGAAGCCACTAGTGCCAGTGGTGGCCCGCGTTGGCCGTGGCCGGCGTTGGCGGTGGCTGGCGTGAGAAGTGGCCGATGTCGGCTGTCGTCGTACGGGCTGGTGGAGGGTGATCGACCACGGTTTCGGATGGTAGGACGCGTCTGCGTTCTGAGGGAGCGAGAGAGTGGCGCGGTCGGGGTCATGAGCGGGTGTCCTTCTTTGGGCGGCGCAGACGCCAGCCGGTGGGGGCGCGTTCGATGAAGCCGGCCGCGGAGAGCTGGCCCAGTCGTCCGCCGGCGGTGGGGAGGTCGACCCCGGCCTTGACCGCGATCTCGGCGGGCCCCGCGGCGCCGCGGGCCGGCATCGCCTCGAGGACGGCCCTGGTCGTCGGGTCGAGAGAGTCTCGTGGGAGTACGGGTCCTTGCGGTATCGGGGCCAGGTCGGTGCCGATCTGGCCGATCTCCTCGATGACCTCGGAGACCTGGGTCACGCAGCGGGCGGACGGAACCTCGCGGAGCAGCTTGTGGCAGCCCACGGAGCTGCGCGAATCGACGGGGCCCGGTACCGCCATGAGTGCCCGCCCCAGGTGCCGGGCGTGAGCGGCCGTGTTGAGCGCCCCGCTGCGGGCGGCGGCCTCGACGACGACGGTGCCCTTGGTGAGGGCGGCGATGAGGCGATTTCGCACCAGGAAGCGCAGACGGTTGGGGTCGGTACCGGGCGGGGACTCGCTGACCAACAAGCCCTGATCGAGGATCTCCATGAAGATGGCGTCGTTGCGGGGCGGGTAGAAGCGGTCCACCCCGTTGGCGAAGACGGCGACCGTGTGCCCGTCGGCCGCCAGCACTCCGCGGTGGGCCGCCGCGTCGATGCCCAGCGCGCCTCCGCTGACCACCGTCCAACCCGCCGCCGCCAACTCCGCGCCCAGTTCGGCCGCGATGCGCAGGCCGTACGACGACGCGGCTCGGGCCCCGACGATCGCGACGGAACGGAGGCAGGTGTAGCGCAGGTCGGCGGATCCGCGGAGCCACAGCGCGTAGGGCCGGCGCTCACCGAGATCGTCCAGGGTGGCGGGCCACTCCGGATCGCCTGGGCACACCAGGCGGCCGCCGAGCCTCTCGCAGATGCTCAGATCGACATCGGGATCCGCGGCCTCCAGCCGAGTCCTCCATGCCGCGAGTCTCGCCAAGGCGGCATCGGTGGCCGGAATCGCCTTGGGGAGCGGCTCCCCTCCTCGTACGACAGCCAGCGCGCCGTCGGCGCCTAACGTCGCGATCAGTCTGCCGAGCAGTGCATCGCCTGGCTCCGCGATGGCACAAAGCGCGGCGCGTGCCAACCTCTCATCATCGGAGACGGTCATGGAACCCTCCTTTGGGGTCGGTGCGGCGGACGGCGGATGGGCCGGACCTGCAGGAGCCTGCTTCCGTGGTGCGGTCACTTTCAGGCGGAACGCGTCGTGGCAACGCCGTCGTGGAACAAGCTCCCGTGGACGTGGACGTGGACGTGGACGTGGACGTGGACGTGGACGTGGACGTGGACGTGGACGTGGACGTGATGTGGGCGTGGACGTGGACGTGATGTGGGCGTGGACGTGGACGTGATGTGGGCGTGGACGTGGAGGTGGGCGTGGACGTGGAGGTGGGCGAGCGCGGGGACGTGATGTGGGCGTGGGCTGGGCGTGCGCGGAGGCGTGGACGTGGGGGAGGTGCGTGTGGGACATGGCGTGGGCGTGGGCGTGATCTGGGGGTGGGCGTGCGCGTGGAAGTGACGTGCCCGGGGACGTGATGTCGGCGTGGAGGTGGAGGTAGGCGAGCGCGTGGACATGATGTGGGCGTGGAGGTGGAGGTAGGCCAGCGCGTGAACATGATGTGGGCGTGCGCGGAGGCGTGGACGTGGACGTGGGGAGACGTGCGTGTGGGACATCGCGTGGGCGTGCGCGTGGACGTGACCTGGGGGTGCGCGTGGAGGTGGAGGTGGATGTGGACGTGGACGGGACGTGATGTGGGCGAGTGCGGGGACGTGATGTCGGCGTGGACGTGGACGTGATGTGGGTGTGGATTTGCGCGGGGAGGTGTGTGTGGGCGTGCGCCGATCAGTAGGCGCTCACCAGGGCGAGACCGACGGTGTCGGGGATGAGGCCGCGCCATGGGGCGTGGAGGGCGGCGGTGAGGCCTCGGGTGTTGAGGGGGCCTTGGAGGAAGCGTGTTTCGAGGTCATGGGTACGCACCGCTGTCCTCGGCGTCTCCCGCCGGATCGGCACCCTTCACCGACGTCGAGGGCCTCGGCGCGGGCCCGTTCGGTCTTTGCAGGGGTGGCGAGGTGCGCCCGGCGGGCACGGCTTCGGATTGGCCGGAGCCTGTTCACCCCACAGGACCATCCGCTGGAGGCACCGACCGGCTGGATGTGGGCGACGGCCGTGGTCTCGTTCGTGGATGCGGACGACTGCTGTTTGGGCCTGGGTGGACACGACGGTCCGGCGGCGGGTGGCAGAGGTGAGCGGAGAGCATCGAGTCGGGTGATCATGATCGTCTCCCCGTCCAGAGGGCGAAGGCGCTGTCCATGTCGGTCGCCGAAGGGCTGTCGCGTCCGGCGAGGTCTGCGCAGGTCCACGCGGTGCGGAGCACGCGGTCAAGACCTCGTGCGCTCAGGGCGCCGGTCTGCAGGAGCCGGTCGATCGACGTCATGGCCTCGGTCGGAGGCAGGAAACGACGGCGAAGTTGCGGCCCGGGGATCTCGGCGTTGGTGCGCCAAGGGGTGCCCGCGAGGCGTTTGGCCGCGCGTTCGCGGGCGTTGAGGACGCGTTCGGCCACGACCTCGCTCGGCTCGATCAATTCGAGGTCGTAGCGGAGTTCGGCGCGGGTGGCCGGGTGGAGCTCGAGCTTGAGGTCGATGCGGTCGAGCAGGGGACCCGAGATTCGTGCCAGGTACTTGTGCCGTACGGCCGGAGTGCAGGTGCAGTCGATCGACTTGGCGGCAGCGCAGGGGCAGGGATTGGCGGCGAGGACCAGGGTGAAGCGGGCCGGGAACCGGGTGCTCGCCCCGGCTCGGGCGATCATGACCTCCCCCTCCTCCAGCGGCTGCCGGAGCGCGTCGAGAACCCCGGACTGGAACTCCGGGGCCTCGTCTAGGTAGATGGGTTTACACACTGTGGGAAGTTCACAAACGATCTCGGGCCTCAGAGGCCCGTTGCATAGCTATGCAGACTCGCTCAACGGCTCTCAGATGCCCCCTGAGGCCACGCGTCGGCACCGGGTGTGAGGGGACGACGTAAGGCCCTTAACCAGCCATGCGACGACGTTGTGTCCTCTCGGGGCCTGCCTACAGGGTGGGGGATGTCCAGCGCCTCACCTGAGAGGGGAGACTGACGTCCCCCCTCTCACCCGTTGTACGGATCCCAGACGTCGGTCTGGGACGTCTCGACAAGCCGTCAGCCCGTACGGACCAAGGGCTAGCCGAGATGTAACGACATGGTAAAACCCCCCCGGGGTAATGCCCCCTGTCTACCTCAGTAGCCCCCGCCGGGGGCTGTTCGTCTGTCCCGGTATGAAATGGGGA
The DNA window shown above is from Thermomonospora umbrina and carries:
- a CDS encoding ribonuclease HII, which codes for MMRRPLRFTPRRDAGLYGLERALEHAGFSPVAGVDEAGRGACAGPLVIGAAILPSGRRGVIDGLTDSKLLTPRRRELIYAEIVDRAVAWSALVVPRHDIDRIGLHRCNITGMRRALVALDTRPAYVLSDGFRVPGLDVPGLAVPKGDRTAACVAAASVIAKVTRDRLMVLLHERFPQYGFAEHKGYITREHTAALVAHGPCPEHRMSFVNVARVRNNGSAADVFDLAGEGVRA
- a CDS encoding DUF2469 domain-containing protein, which codes for MSADDLEQYETEMELQLYREYRDVVGLFTYVVETERRFYLTNTVDLQVRSTENGEVFFEVTMQDAWVWDMYRPARFVKNVRVVTFKDVNVEELAKSDLELPANG
- the dprA gene encoding DNA-processing protein DprA, producing the protein MARLAAWRTRLEAADPDVDLSICERLGGRLVCPGDPEWPATLDDLGERRPYALWLRGSADLRYTCLRSVAIVGARAASSYGLRIAAELGAELAAAGWTVVSGGALGIDAAAHRGVLAADGHTVAVFANGVDRFYPPRNDAIFMEILDQGLLVSESPPGTDPNRLRFLVRNRLIAALTKGTVVVEAAARSGALNTAAHARHLGRALMAVPGPVDSRSSVGCHKLLREVPSARCVTQVSEVIEEIGQIGTDLAPIPQGPVLPRDSLDPTTRAVLEAMPARGAAGPAEIAVKAGVDLPTAGGRLGQLSAAGFIERAPTGWRLRRPKKDTRS
- a CDS encoding ATP-binding protein, which codes for MCKPIYLDEAPEFQSGVLDALRQPLEEGEVMIARAGASTRFPARFTLVLAANPCPCAAAKSIDCTCTPAVRHKYLARISGPLLDRIDLKLELHPATRAELRYDLELIEPSEVVAERVLNARERAAKRLAGTPWRTNAEIPGPQLRRRFLPPTEAMTSIDRLLQTGALSARGLDRVLRTAWTCADLAGRDSPSATDMDSAFALWTGRRS